From the Clostridiales bacterium FE2011 genome, one window contains:
- the amrA gene encoding AmmeMemoRadiSam system protein A — translation MSIAAAYMVPHPPMIVPQVGRGSENQVLKTIQAYEAVASEIAEIKPETIIVTSPHSVLYADYFHISPGDHASGDFGNFRAPEVSFRKQYDTELVKALCALARAEDFPAGILGERDKHLDHGTMVPLYFVDQQYTDYRLVRIGLSGLSLADHYTFGMMLRKAVEQTGRKAVLIASGDLSHKLQTYGPYGYAKEGPEYDARIMDVAGRAAFGEMLEFDETFCDKAAECGHRSFVIMAGALDGLAVEAKVYSHEDVTGVGYGICSFHPAGPDENRHFLEQYRAAQEEKLRRRHEAEDPFVRLARETVESYVLERTTPEVPDWATDEMKRKQAGVFVSIHKEGKLRGCIGTFLPTRENIAKEIISNAVSASTRDPRFDPIGPEELKWLEINVDVLSAPEKISSMAELDVRRYGVIVSCGSRRGLLLPDLDGVDTVEEQVDIARRKGGIRENEPVTLERFEVVRHY, via the coding sequence GTGTCCATCGCTGCCGCATATATGGTTCCCCATCCCCCGATGATCGTTCCCCAGGTGGGCAGAGGAAGTGAAAACCAGGTCCTGAAAACCATTCAGGCCTATGAAGCTGTTGCCTCGGAGATCGCGGAAATCAAACCGGAAACCATTATCGTAACCAGCCCCCACAGTGTGCTCTATGCCGATTATTTCCATATTTCCCCCGGGGATCATGCTTCCGGGGACTTCGGTAACTTCCGGGCGCCGGAGGTTTCCTTCCGCAAGCAGTACGATACGGAGCTGGTGAAGGCCCTCTGTGCCCTTGCCAGGGCGGAGGACTTCCCCGCCGGCATCCTGGGCGAGCGGGATAAGCACCTGGATCACGGCACCATGGTGCCCCTGTACTTTGTGGATCAGCAATATACAGATTACCGCCTGGTGCGGATCGGCCTCTCCGGCCTTTCCCTGGCGGATCACTATACCTTCGGGATGATGCTCCGCAAGGCGGTGGAACAGACCGGCCGCAAGGCGGTGCTCATTGCCAGCGGAGACCTGTCCCATAAGCTGCAGACCTATGGCCCTTACGGCTATGCCAAGGAAGGGCCGGAATATGACGCCCGGATCATGGACGTAGCCGGACGGGCTGCCTTCGGCGAGATGCTGGAATTTGACGAAACCTTCTGTGACAAAGCAGCCGAATGCGGCCACCGTTCCTTTGTGATCATGGCCGGCGCCCTGGACGGGCTGGCCGTGGAAGCAAAGGTGTACTCCCATGAGGACGTCACCGGCGTCGGCTACGGCATCTGCTCCTTCCATCCCGCAGGTCCGGATGAAAACCGTCACTTCCTGGAGCAGTACCGGGCGGCGCAGGAGGAAAAGCTCCGCAGGCGCCATGAGGCGGAAGATCCCTTTGTCCGCCTGGCCCGGGAAACCGTGGAATCCTATGTGCTGGAACGGACCACCCCGGAGGTTCCGGACTGGGCCACGGACGAAATGAAGCGGAAGCAGGCCGGCGTGTTTGTCTCCATCCACAAGGAGGGCAAGCTCCGGGGCTGCATCGGCACCTTCCTGCCGACCCGGGAGAACATCGCGAAGGAGATTATCAGCAACGCCGTCAGTGCCTCCACCCGGGATCCCCGGTTTGATCCCATCGGGCCGGAGGAGCTGAAGTGGCTGGAAATCAATGTGGACGTCCTTTCCGCGCCGGAAAAAATCAGCAGCATGGCAGAGCTGGACGTCCGCCGCTACGGCGTCATCGTCAGCTGCGGATCCAGGCGAGGCCTCCTGCTTCCGGACCTGGACGGTGTGGACACCGTGGAGGAGCAGGTGGATATCGCCCGGCGCAAGGGCGGCATCCGGGAGAATGAACCTGTTACGCTGGAGCGTTTTGAAGTGGTAAGGCATTATTGA
- the amrS gene encoding AmmeMemoRadiSam system radical SAM enzyme: protein MAFCNVCFRHCELHDGQTGPCGARAAVSGRVEPLYYGRISSLALDPIEKKPLKQFHPGKMILSVGSLGCNLRCPFCQNHEIAQREGNRDFTIQTECMSPERLADLATYYLPSKNIGVAYTYNEPLVCWEYVRDTAKLVHKNRMLNVMVTNGTANLEILSQLLPYIDAMNIDLKGFTDRYYKEVLGGDRQTVMNFIQEAVKRCHVELTTLIVPGENDNVDEMLALSEWVAGLKNVQGGKQGREIPLHISRFFPRHRMTDRSPTDINTLYSLVQAAQKHLLYVYPGNV from the coding sequence ATGGCTTTCTGCAACGTATGTTTCAGGCACTGCGAACTGCACGACGGACAGACCGGCCCCTGCGGCGCGAGAGCCGCAGTCAGCGGCCGGGTTGAACCGCTGTATTACGGCCGGATTTCCTCTCTGGCCCTTGATCCCATCGAGAAAAAACCGCTGAAGCAGTTTCACCCGGGCAAAATGATCCTGTCCGTGGGCAGCCTGGGCTGCAATCTCCGCTGCCCCTTCTGCCAGAATCATGAAATCGCCCAGCGGGAGGGCAATCGGGATTTCACCATCCAGACAGAGTGCATGTCCCCGGAGCGGCTGGCCGACCTGGCCACCTACTATCTGCCCAGCAAAAACATCGGCGTGGCCTACACCTACAATGAGCCGCTGGTCTGCTGGGAATACGTCCGGGATACCGCGAAGCTGGTGCATAAAAACCGGATGCTCAACGTCATGGTCACCAACGGCACCGCGAACCTGGAAATCCTCAGCCAGCTTCTCCCCTATATTGACGCGATGAATATAGACCTGAAAGGGTTTACCGACCGGTATTACAAAGAGGTCCTCGGCGGAGACCGGCAGACCGTCATGAACTTTATCCAGGAAGCCGTGAAGCGCTGCCATGTGGAACTGACCACCCTCATCGTCCCCGGGGAAAATGACAACGTGGACGAGATGCTCGCCCTCAGCGAATGGGTCGCCGGCCTGAAGAACGTCCAGGGCGGCAAGCAGGGCCGGGAAATCCCCCTGCATATTTCCCGCTTCTTCCCCCGTCACCGCATGACAGACAGGAGTCCCACGGACATCAACACCCTCTATTCCCTCGTCCAGGCCGCCCAGAAGCATTTACTTTATGTCTATCCGGGGAATGTGTAA
- a CDS encoding TlpA family protein disulfide reductase has product MKKALIFLLTVMLLSSILPVAWAEDPLIRLFGEGEADVLGKPFPDFTVKDTKKNEFTLSEALKDHEAVLINFFASWCGPCIRELPLLNELYKQYGDRVAFIGLDFEPDDTLLDIAEIRIENKVPFPMSKTAGTGLNEYLGVFRLPQTVVIDRFGNLCFMHSNAFESAEELARVLDTFVGDDYTESRILNYIPMKASTCAFPVSGTLAYYVENESARKVAIRYNDDDGNVEFGYIVPDDIAHLRFEISPEVQPADMCYWIQADTDKSLHALSSLLDPDRNVYVYEQPINLLTYGHRVVMSVFESRTIDDQSVFILLFPDEKAVDEFTDWYREDAPDISWEYVKDEESKAAQSEAYLLHFIDQYGSPVPDVKANFCTDAACTLQIADENGLVCFNAPVENYHVQLLKVPEGYSFDPGFELFTGDAFGEWDILVRKD; this is encoded by the coding sequence ATGAAAAAGGCACTGATTTTCCTGCTGACTGTCATGCTCCTTTCCTCTATTCTCCCTGTTGCCTGGGCGGAAGATCCCCTCATTCGTCTCTTCGGCGAAGGTGAGGCCGATGTTCTGGGCAAACCTTTCCCCGACTTCACGGTAAAGGATACCAAAAAGAATGAGTTCACGCTGTCTGAGGCACTGAAGGATCACGAAGCAGTGCTGATTAACTTCTTCGCCTCCTGGTGCGGTCCCTGTATCCGTGAACTGCCGCTTCTGAACGAATTATACAAACAGTATGGAGACCGGGTGGCGTTCATCGGTCTGGATTTTGAACCGGATGACACCCTCCTGGATATTGCGGAAATCCGTATCGAAAACAAAGTTCCCTTTCCCATGAGCAAAACCGCCGGCACAGGGCTGAACGAGTATCTCGGGGTTTTCCGGCTTCCGCAGACCGTGGTGATAGACCGTTTCGGCAATCTGTGTTTCATGCACAGCAATGCGTTTGAAAGTGCGGAGGAATTGGCCCGGGTGCTGGATACCTTTGTGGGTGATGATTACACCGAATCCAGAATACTGAATTATATCCCCATGAAAGCGTCCACCTGTGCTTTCCCGGTTTCCGGAACCCTCGCATATTATGTAGAGAATGAAAGTGCCCGAAAGGTCGCCATCCGTTATAATGATGATGACGGCAATGTCGAATTCGGCTACATCGTCCCTGACGATATTGCCCATCTTCGTTTTGAAATATCTCCTGAAGTGCAGCCTGCCGATATGTGTTATTGGATTCAGGCCGATACCGATAAATCACTTCATGCGCTGTCTTCTCTGCTGGATCCGGACAGGAATGTCTATGTTTATGAACAACCCATAAACCTGTTGACTTACGGTCATCGTGTCGTGATGAGTGTTTTTGAATCCCGCACAATTGATGATCAATCGGTTTTCATCCTTCTGTTTCCTGATGAAAAAGCCGTTGATGAATTCACGGACTGGTACCGTGAAGACGCTCCGGACATCAGCTGGGAATATGTGAAGGATGAAGAGTCAAAGGCCGCGCAATCAGAAGCCTATCTTCTGCATTTCATTGACCAGTACGGCTCCCCTGTGCCGGATGTAAAGGCAAACTTCTGCACGGACGCTGCCTGCACCCTGCAGATTGCCGATGAAAACGGCCTGGTTTGCTTCAATGCCCCGGTGGAAAATTACCACGTCCAGCTGCTCAAAGTCCCGGAAGGCTACAGCTTCGACCCCGGTTTTGAGCTCTTTACCGGTGACGCTTTCGGCGA